Proteins encoded within one genomic window of Ranitomeya variabilis isolate aRanVar5 chromosome 4, aRanVar5.hap1, whole genome shotgun sequence:
- the LOC143767906 gene encoding uncharacterized protein LOC143767906: MFEEHLQRLDQVLSHFPRHGLKVKPQKCHLFHTQIEYLGQVVSAKGVRPSREKISAVQDWPTQKTVKVVRAFLGLTGYYRQSVKNFTRIMNPLLELLKGVPSHAKNRTIPWGERQEKAFQALKVALTEAPVLAYGDFSQPFILHTDGSLHGLGAVLS, encoded by the coding sequence ATGTTCGAGGAACATCTGCAAAGACTGGATCAGGTGTTGAGCCATTTCCCGAGACACGGTTTGAAAGTGAAGCCTCAGAAGTGTCATTTATTTCACACCCAGATTGAGTACTTGGGACAAGTCGTCTCTGCAAAGGGGGTGAGACCGTCCCGTGAGAAAATTTCCGCGGTACAAGATTGGCCTACCCAGAAGACCGTGAAAGTTGTACGGGCCTTCCTGGGGCTCACCGGGTATTATCGGCAATCCGTAAAGAACTTTACTCGCATCATGAACCCGTTACTAGAACTGTTGAAAGGGGTGCCGTCTCATGCAAAGAACAGGACTATTCCGTGGGGAGAACGCCAGGAGAAAGCATTTCAAGCCTTGAAGGTAGCTTTGACTGAAGCGCCAGTGTTAGCCTATGGAGACTTCTCTCAGCCGTTTATTCTCCACACTGACGGAAGCCTGCATGGTCTCGGAGCTGTGTTGTCATAG
- the LOC143767006 gene encoding uncharacterized protein LOC143767006: MDQVVLRRLWVEVAKSLWDGFDSASSSDKSNFVKKLRTRWRSMKDRFNKGIRAEEEQARSGAAAAKSVPYKYNRALQFLRPILGRRQTHSSTLERARPAGADLHESPSDPSQPSHSDSRLAPPSGEPAAGPSGVPLPEASGAPSFGNSRQRQRASDRPAMPEFLHLSTVFQNCFKALTDKMDTRLSNIDRRLETMESELSSPAKHFFSTIAKGMVEHLTPELQISVMQACNTAYVRALQQARVMQSATMPVVPSLASMTPTPAAEPLQPPHRGPCAERRHHRHHSIVPPTPAPARPSSSRSRHSGGAAAGEKKRKKRKRIHTEALAAPIQTPQLINHITGKLKYSPCPAQSET; this comes from the exons atggaccaggtggtgttgaggcgtttgtgggtagaggtggcaaagtcgctgtgggatggctttgacagcgcttcaagcagtgacaaaagcaactttg ttaaaaagttgaggaccagatggcgatccatgaaggaccgtttcaataaggggatccgtgctgaggaggagcaagctcgcagtggtgctgctgcggccaagtctgtgCCCTACAAATATAACAGGGcattacagttcctaagaccgatccttggccgccgaca gacacacagcagcaccctcgagcgagctcgccccgcaggagcggaccttcatgaatcgccatctgacccgtcacagccctcccacagcgacagcaggcttgcaccaccatctggagaaccggcagccggtccatcaggtgttcccctgcccgaggcctctggcgcaccttcgttcgggaattcccgacagcgccagcgggcctcggacaggccagccatgcccgaatttttgcatttgagcacggttttccagaactgtttcaaggcgttgaccgataaaatggacactcgtctgtccaatatcgaccggcgccttgaaactatggaatccgagctctcgagtccggccaaacatttttttagtaccattgctaagggcatggtggaacaccttacaccggaactccagatttcggtgatgcaggcctgcaacactgcctacgtgagggctctgcagcaggctcgggtcatgcagtcagcgacaatgcccgtagtgccgtcgctggctagcatgactccgactcctgctgcagagccactccagccaccccaccgaggtccatgtgccgagcgacgccaccacaggcaccatagcattgtgccgccgactcctgctcctgccaggccctcatcctcccgtagccgtcattctgggggagctgccgcgggagagaaaaaaaggaaaaaaaggaagaggatacacactgaggctctggctgctccaatacagacACCAC